The following proteins are co-located in the Vigna unguiculata cultivar IT97K-499-35 chromosome 9, ASM411807v1, whole genome shotgun sequence genome:
- the LOC114163536 gene encoding uncharacterized protein LOC114163536: protein MVVAMWREGTTHSFVSNECVRRLGLVMRELACELIVATPASGEVSTTSVCVGCPIEVAGRRFKVNLICLPIEGLDVILGMDWVVFPEVEGLELISFNQAEKEIEAGATCFMIVAQTEKKSTTEKISLIPVVDEYVDVFPDEIPKLPPSRDVDFTNDLIPGADPVSMAPYQMAPVELAELKKQIEDLLEKKFIRSCASPWGAPILLVKKKDGSSRLCVDYRQLNK from the exons atggtggtggccatgtggagggaag GAACTACCCATTCATTTGTATCCAATGAATGTGTAAGGAGGCTCGGTCTAGTGATGCGAGAGCTAGCGTGTGAGTTGATTGTTGCGACACCAGCGTCTGGGGAGGTATCCACCACGTCTGTTTGTGTGGGATGCCCTATAGAGGTGGCAGGTCGCAGGTTCAAGGTCAATCTCATCTGCTTACCAATTGAGGGGTTAGATGTGATTCTGGGTATGGATTG GGTAGTGTTCCCAGAAGTAGAAGGACTGGAACTGATATCATTCAATCAGGCAGAGAAAGAGATTGAGGCAGGGGCTACATGTTTTATGATAGTAGCTCAGACGGAGAAGAAGAGTACTACAGAGAAGATTAGTCTGATTCCTGTGGTAGATGAATACGTAGATGTCTTCCCTGACGAAATCCCAAAGTTGCCACCAagcagggatgtggatttcaccaATGATCTCATCCCTGGGGCTGACCCAGTATCTATGGCACCATATCAGATGGCACCAGTTGAGTTAGCAGAGTTGAAGAAGCAGATTGAGGATCTGCTTGAGAAGAAATTTATCAGGTCGTGTGCATCGCCATGGGGGGCACCGATATTACTTGtgaaaaagaaggatggcaGTTCCAGGTTGTGTGTTGACTACCGGCAACTGAATAAGTGA